The Heptranchias perlo isolate sHepPer1 chromosome 31, sHepPer1.hap1, whole genome shotgun sequence genomic interval AGGAGAAGATGCAAAGTAAGATCGCTCATTAACGTTAGTTATTTAtacccttaaaaaaaaatctggcattTATACATTTAATTCTGCTAAATACAAAAGCTTTTTGGAGCATTAAATGATCCAAACTTGTTAATTCCAACTTATCCTGCACTACCTGGGAGTCCTGGCCACTAAGCAAGCTCCACTTCTATATCTTGTGCACTTAGAAAAATGGCTGTCACCTGCACTGGTTGCTCCAGCCATCTTGCTGTagacataggaaggaacataagaacaggttgaggccattcagcccctccagcctgttccgccgatcagttagatcacggctgatctgtacctcaactccatttacctgccatttctccatatcccttaaaaccctcacccaacaaaaatctatcgagctcagtcttgaaagctccaattgatacAGCCttttggtgggggtggaggggagaggagaattccacatttctactaatctttgtgtggaaaaagtgtttcctgatttccttcctaaatggcctagctctaattttaattctTGTTCTGGATTagcccaccagagaaaatagtttcaccatatctaccctatcgaatccctttaacatttaaaacacttcaatcagatcacccctcaatcttctaaactcatgtaaggaatcttacaacaccaggttatagtccaacaaatttattttaaaatcacaagctttcggagattatctccttcgtcagatgaatgagtgaaaaggttctcaaatcgcatatcttatacgatgttgggacagcatcacaccaatcaaaaggtgtcgttgttattcaaacaggccagtcacggagaacagcacgtcccagtacactcgatatacattgtgtcttttacacaggcaggcagaaagaaactcaaaatggcagagagagagagagagagagagaattttaaaaaacatataaattttttttatATGTTTTATATTTCATATTTCAtatgtcggggaacactttagcagtcaaggacattcagccaccgatcttcgggtaagcgttctccaaggcggccttcgagacacacgacaacgcaaaatcgtcgagcagaagttgatagccaagttccgcacccatgaggacggcctcaaccgggatcttgggttcatgtcacgctacacgtaaccccaccagcaaaaagggggaaaaaatttatatgttttttaaaattctctctctctctctgccattttgagtttctttctgcctgcctgtgtaaaagacacaatgtatatcgagtgtactgggacgtgctgttctccgtgactggcctgtttgaataacaacgacaccttttgattggtgtgatgctgtcccaacatcgtataagatatgcgatttgagaaccttttcactcaatcatctgacgaaggagataatctccgaaagcttgtgattttaaaataaatttgttggactataacctggtgttgtaagattccttacatttgtccaccccagtccatcaccggcatctccacatcatggcttctaaactcaagggaatacaagccatgtttatgcCACCTGTCCTCATGGTTCTTCCTCTAGTTATCTTAGGACATTTAATAGGGAGCCGGCTGTGGAAATACGGAGTGAGAAACATACTGTGCATGCACAACACTGTCAGTACATGGGTTTTCAACCTGCATCCTTAGACCATAGGAGGCCTGCAGGGTCATCTGATTTCTGATCATCTTTCGTGGGATTTCTACATTTCTCTGTATTTAACTTtagttatttctgttgctgtgcaCTAACAAAAATCATTTTCTGCAATGATAGTATCTGTTTCCCAAAGGAAAAGAATGCTGTCATTCAGAAGTTAGGGCGGGGGCCCCttggagtatgtcagtatttgcaagggGGTCTTGAGCATAGAAACATTTGAAAAGAAGCATGTTAGTGGGACCTATATCAGAGTTGGTGTATGATGTGGGGAAACTTTGTAGAGAAGGAAAAAAGTTACAGGGTGTGGTGGGGTCATCTTGTCCCAGGTGTTTTCCATTGTTCCCCTGGACTTGAGATATTTTCTGCAGGTTGAGACCAAAGCAGGATCCAGAACAGTAGAATTTGTGACACCACCACTGGGTGGAAAGTCAGGAATTATTTAGAGTGCTGGATTGGAGCTTATGATGTGTCTTTGTAACTACAGGAGCGTGGAAGGTGAATTCCGAGGAATTGGTAGAAAAGGACATGCCAGTGTGCAGCTGGCCCGGATCCTGCAGTACCTCGAGTGTCCACAGTAAGTCACTTTGGAGTAGAAATGTACCATTAGCTCTTTTAAAACTGAGTCGCACAAcaacagaaacttgcatttatataacacatttAACTTAGCAAAACttcccaaaggtgcttcacagcagcgtaatcagaccgaaattgacaccgagccaaagaaggagatattaaggtgggggggggggtgaactaaaagcttggtcaaggtttTAAGCAGTGCCTTAAAGGAtgtgagagagaaggagaagtttaggaagggaattccagagcttggggcctaggcggctACTAAGAGTTGGTTGGAAAGTGTCCAAAACTCATTTAACTTAAGATCGTTACAGCCAGCAAGGGAGGGGAGATGTTCATAGAGATGATTGTCCAAATACTGTCTTTATATTCTAAGGTATTAGGGCCAATTTTCTCCGTGCACCCACCTTTTGCAGAGTCTCGTTCGCTGGGAGAGCATATCAGCTGTCTGCCCGTTGGATGGAATTCTTGATATGGGCTCCCAGTGGGTGAGACTCCGCACCAGTAGTGCGCATTTTACCACAGCTTCTTATCCTGTGCAGCCGGTCCATCAGTTTACTTATAAAATGCACAGAAGCACTGGTTTGGTAAAAAATCTGGGGACTGGTTTTTAATGTAAATGATAATTTTTAACATCTGTACTTGATTAAAACTCAGAGCTGTATAGTGATATATTCTGTGTGTGTAACCAGGTATCTGAGGAAATCCTTCTTTCCAAAACATCAGGATCTGCAGTTTGCAGGTAAGCAAGCTGGTCTGGAAAGCCGCTGTCCTAGTACTGATCTGTTATGATTCCATAAAACGGCAACTCttttagggagagagaaggagggagggaagcccACACATGCACAGAAACTGGGACCTATACATTTTAAAACATTGTGGTTCAGACAAAATGTACAGAGCTGTTCATTATTGTACTTCATACAGCACTGAATTCCTGTCACAGGATGGTGCTTGTGTGCTGTGTTCCTGTACCAACAATATCTAATGGCAGATTTGAGTGCCacctctgtatctctccacttgcctgtgaTTATTATTGTAAGATTAGTATAATTACAAGGTAGCACGGTCATACTCTGCAGCTGGAGGACCAAGAGTTACAGGTCAGGCCTGCCTTTCAGTAACAATCCCTGCCTGAACTTGGATGCTTTGCTTTACTAGTTAAGAATGTGGCTGGCAGAATGGAGCTTGGCGTGTATcctgacttgaacccatgactgctGGAACGGGAAGTAAAAGTTCAGTTCACTCTGCTCTTACCGTGTCTTGCTATTTTCTGAGTTCATACTTCTTCagttaagtgtcagccttggttcactgatagcactctcacctccgagtcaaaaggttgtgggttcaagcctgacTCCAGagcttgagctcataatccaggctgacacttcagtataggaccgagggagtgctgtatgtCAGAGCTGCCTTCTTTTGGGTgagatgccctctcaggtggacgtaaaagatcccatggtgtctATTCAATGAGCAAGGGAggtctcctggtgccctggccaatatttgtcactcaacaacaccaccagaaacagtttaactggtcatttacctcattgctgtttgtgcgacatTGCTGTATGTAAATTCACTGCCACATTTACCTAGGTAACAACaggagcactttgggacatcctgaggctgcaAAGGGTGCTCTATAAATTCTTTATAGGATGTATTAACATAAAACGATGAAAGAATTTCaatagaaacttcttcactcagagagtggtgacaatgtcgaactcgctaccacatggagtagttgaagtgaataacagatgcatttaaggggaaactagataagaacatgagggagaaaggaatagaaggatatgccgttgggattagatgaagtagggagggaggaaggaggcgcctgtggagcataaacaccggcatagaacagttgggaccgaatggcctgtttgtgtgctgtaaaattctatgtattgTGTTCCAGGCCTCCTGAATCCGCTCGACAGCCCGCACCACATGCGGATGGACGAGGAATCCGAATACCGCGATGGAGTAGTCCTCGAACGGCCATCTAAGCCCAAGAAAGGATCGTTCGTCAACTGTGGCATGAGACGGGTTTGTGTATAAGGATCCAAATCCATTACAAATGCTGACTTTGGAATTTGAATATTTGAAAAGCATTCAACTAAAGCTTAGTAGCTTGTTTTTTCGGTACTTGTAGACATTCCATTCATAGATAAAACTGTTTGGATGTGATTGACAAGAGAGCTGAATAGGTTCCTGAACAGATGAAAGTTCATGCCATCTATCTGGACACATTGCAAACTTTACTGAGCAGGACCCTTCCACTTCACTTTCCTACTTACTTTTGTTTTGTTATTTTAAATTAGGAAGTACAGATTGACAGACAGCTTCAAGCTGGTCTCCGGGTTACAGTTCGACAACACAAGTGCGAAAACTCAGGTAAAAAGATCAAAACCCactggttagaatcatagaaagttacggcacagaaggaggccatttggcccattgtgtctgcgccggccgataaagagctatccggcttaatcccactttccagcacttggtctgtagccctgtaggttatggcacgtcaagtgcacatccaagtactttttaaatgagttgagggtttctgcctctaccaccctttcaggcagtgagttccagacacctgccaccctctgggtgaaaacatttctcctcagcccccctgtaatccttctaccaattactttaaatctatgccccctggtcactcacccctctgctaaggcaaatagatcctccctatccactctatctagtcccatcataattttatatacctcaattaaatctccccttagcctcctttgttccatagaaaacaaccccagcctatccaatcttttctcatagctaaaattctccagccctggcaacgtcctcgtgaatctcctctgtaccctccctagtgcaatcacatctttcctgtaatgtggtgaccagaactgtacacagtactcaagctgtggcctaaccaatgttttatacagttctagcataacttccctactcttgtattctatgcctcggctgataaaggaaagtatcccttatgcctttttaaccaccttatctacctgtcctgtttaCAGTTGTTATAACACGAAAATAGATTCTAAAAAAATGGTAGAAATGATCTGATTTTGTGGGGTTCAATCCGCGTAGGATCTGTGGCGGCAGAGCGGACAGCAACTTTGTAAATCGCTCCAGTATTACAGTAATGGGAATGGAGGCATTGACATGGCAGTTATAGGTCTTATAGACTCTAACCTAAACCTATATTTGCACATTAATCCCATTCCCATTGGTGTAGTATTTTGCCACATAAAATTTGGAGCAAGACGAGGCCGTTCAGCTCAATGGtttcaatcatttttttttcctctgatgACATTTGTGATTTTGAATTTGTTCAGTTTTGGTTTTCTGCCGATTATTAAACGTTTTGAGTTTGCCTTTCGGATCGTACCTGCACCTGAATTGAATTAGGTTTTACTCGGACAATAACATATTGCTGGGTCCTTTGCCGTGGATTCACTGTCCTGCAAGAGATGTGCCATTTCCTAAAGTTTCCCGTAATCCTGACGCAGCCctctatttttaatattttcagaGAGCAAAGTTCCGAAAGGTACAGTTGTTGCGCCTCACGTTCCCCGGACGGAGTCTGGTCTGTACTGGGGTTACACGGTGCGACTTGCTTCTTGCCTCAGTGAGTTCTAAACCTTTATATGAATCTCAGTAGTGTTACTGCACCAAAGATTTAAGGAaaagtttaaaagaaagaaaaaaaaagccgGACTCTCTGTTTCGTAGGTGCTGTGTTTACAGAGTGCCCGTTCAAGGATGGCTATGATCTCTCGATTGGTACATCGGAACGAGGGTCCAATATCGACAACGCTACACTTCCCTCATTCAGGTAAGGCTTATCATTCGTTTTCTTTTTCTTGGGCCAAAAGAAAATCTTGCTTTGGTGATTTGGTAATCTCAATTACTTCTCGAGGACCGCAGACTTTCACTAAGAGACACAGATTCTCATTGCAGTTTCTGATCTCCAGCCATGCCCATGATGGTTACCAGTTACTGCAGAAACTGTTTTTGTAGCCACATTTTGTTTTCGTTTTCTGTTCTGTTGAGTTTATCTCCATTCCTTTACCCTTGCTTTTCCCTCCCCCCATCAAAATAGAACAGAGCAATGGAACTCTTCCTCTGCATCACCTTCTCCGAGATGCATTGTcatattcaagaaggaggtaaCCATCTAGCCTGCCTGTCAAAAATATTAATAAAACAGCATACAGACATCACAATCCTGTTTTAAGACGAGAGCAGAAAGCCAGTGACTTAATGCTGGTTGCTTCTGACCCACACCTGAAGCTGACTTCACCCTTTCCCATCTGCAAAGTTCGCTGACCTAATAAAAATTAAACTCTAATTCTCTTCTAGTTCTGTTTATTAGacttggctttctttctctttttaaggCCACATTAATTTCCAATCTGTAGAGAAACATCCACAACAACAGAAACTACCTTTTAATTAACCGTAAGCTGTTACGGTAATTAGACCTTGTAGCCTTAAAAGTAAGCCTCCAGCTTATAGCCAACCAACCTCCAGCAGCAGGATAACACTTTGTGCATTACTTGATGATATGCTTCCATCCTTATAAAAATATACATCttaactgtgagcaatgccacaggagatctcgTCATTTATAAAATTGAATCGCCTTCAGATACCAGGAACTTTTCTACTCCCTTTCTGAAATCCCTCAGAGTTTTCTGTTAAGCTACGTAGTAACATAGCAACATGTTTTAGCCAGGAGCCTGCCATCGGCCCGTCTAACCTGTGGATTTCTCTACCTGCTGACAGAGATACGCTTtttcagtccagcaatgcctcatatttaaaattctcatcgttgtgttcaaatccctccatggcctcgccactccctttctctgtgatctcctccagccctacaaccccccaagAACTCTACACTtccacaattctggtctcttgcgcatccctgatttccttcaccccaccagtggtggccgtgccttcatctgtctaggccctaagctctggagtcccctccttaaacctttccacctcgctctcctcctttaagactctccttaaaacctacctctaaccaagcttttggtcacctgtcctaatatctccttatgtggctcggtgtcaaatgtttccagataatgctcctgtgaagcgccttggaacattttactacgttaaagacgctgtatGAATGCATGTTCTTGTTGTTAAATGACACCATTCTAGAATTTCTCTTGTTtcctttccttctcctcctaacccccaccccccaactcagaCTGAGGAACAGTCTTGTATGCATCCACACAAGCAGGGCTGAAATGTAACTGCGTCCAGTGGATTTGAAATTTGAACCTAACACAGTAACTACTAGTTAATGTTTTCTGTTAAACAGCAATAATTGTTAAGATAGCAGATTGATTTTTTAAAGAGTTTCGCACTTTTGCCATTGGTGTTTTAACCATTTTGGTCCATTGCTGCCTTCCACACTTAGTCAGTCTACTTATGTAGCGGAGACAAATCCTGTATCGTTTTTCTCCCTGCTGTAGGCACATGTTGGTGGTCTTTGGTGGTCTTCAGGGGCTCGAGGCCAGTGTAGACGCTGACCAAAACCTCAATCTTACAGATCCTAGTGTCCTCTTTCACCACTATCTGAACACCTGTCCCGGTCAGGGCAGCCGTACCATCCGCACTGAGGTATGTAACATTGGAAATGGTttgccccaaatctctctgataaATTAGTACATAAATCAGCATATGGCGTGTATAAAGTTCCGGAATGGCAGGCATATACAATGTACTCAACATCTAAAGCAAAGCCCTTCCCAATATTCCCCCCTCCCTATGAGCACTTGCATGGTCCAGATCATGAACTACTTCACAATATCTATCATCATGATAGACATATTTGCATTGGGGAGGGATGGAGGCTTTAATATATTTGGTGCAGTTTGTATTTAGATACTACTGTGACTTTTAAGTGCTTTGGAGGTTCACAGGATCACTGATGTAATTCAAAACTGACACATACAAATCTCATTCACTGTACTGCTGTTATAATTCATGTAGTGCAGTCCTGATGAGTTCTGCTGGTTCTCTTTATGGATTGGAAGGAGAGAATAATTAAGAAGAAGACATGACTGAATATCTGCGAGTACAGTTTGACGGACTCCTCCTGCATTAATACCTGCAGAAAGTGGCGTTTAGGTTTCTCAGGCTGATCTTGGACTGTTGGTCAGCTCGCTGTTGTGCTACTGCCAGAATCCCCGCAAGCTTCCTCCCTACATCCCCTCGGGCCGTGACTGACAAACTCATTTCATGGCGGAACAGCCACATGCAGACCTCTGATTCAAAGTCTGGTGTTTACCTCTTGAGCCTACTAGTTTCTGGGCCAGTTTGGTTTGTCTGAGTGAATTGAGCAGAGATTTGAGTGTGAAATTATGATTTTAATACGTCGTAACTTCAGACCATGCAAAATAtagttttattttgctttctgtcagATAATGTAACCTTTCAGATATTGATAATGTAAGTGAATTTCTTCTGCCACCATCCACAGCTGAACAGGTGACCTGCTCCCAAGGTGTTGTCAGTGCTATTCTTAAATTGGGAGCTAGAATGACTCTCCTTCcaactttccctccctccctttgggGAAACACCGGTCATTCCCTCCACTCAGGTCAGCGTGTTGCCCTGATCAATATCTAATTATTATGGGGGTTGAATTTGACACTGAATGGTGTTTTTGCCCTCTTCTAGGAAGCTATTCTCATCACCCTATCTGCATTACGACCAAAGATTGACATGGCAACCAGAAGGTCCACTTCAAGTTGAAAGCTGTAAATGTTTTGCAACATGCCACCTTTGAATCTGCCATGAAGTGGAGGACCATTATTCACCAGTCATCGCTCATGCTCCTGACTGACACCAGAACCTAATCTCTAGTTGCAGAGATCTGACCCTGGCTTGTGATGCAGCAGAAGAATATGCTGCAATGTTTGTGTCGAGAGTCTGCAGTGTGTTTCCCAGCTTAAAAGAAGGGCTGTGGAGGATTTGTAATGCGTACTTTACAAAGGTAGATCTGCATCAGAGATTTAATAATTACATTACTGGATCACTTGAGGATGAATAATTATCAAATGAAGTGGGAGATGGCAATGGATTTAGATCCTGTAGATCAGGA includes:
- the spout1 gene encoding putative methyltransferase C9orf114 homolog isoform X1, coding for MANKPPECLKQSQGHVQDEMTRSDWRKSKEARKQQLKRLKEFKLLKKLEKQRAEEEKAQKDLEEKKEQKGRLYTVSVALPGSVLDNAQSPELRTYLAGQIARACAVFCVDEIVVFDEQGEDAKSVEGEFRGIGRKGHASVQLARILQYLECPQYLRKSFFPKHQDLQFAGLLNPLDSPHHMRMDEESEYRDGVVLERPSKPKKGSFVNCGMRREVQIDRQLQAGLRVTVRQHKCENSESKVPKGTVVAPHVPRTESGLYWGYTVRLASCLSAVFTECPFKDGYDLSIGTSERGSNIDNATLPSFRHMLVVFGGLQGLEASVDADQNLNLTDPSVLFHHYLNTCPGQGSRTIRTEEAILITLSALRPKIDMATRRSTSS
- the spout1 gene encoding putative methyltransferase C9orf114 homolog isoform X2, giving the protein MAETERPHEKRWKGQQDEMTRSDWRKSKEARKQQLKRLKEFKLLKKLEKQRAEEEKAQKDLEEKKEQKGRLYTVSVALPGSVLDNAQSPELRTYLAGQIARACAVFCVDEIVVFDEQGEDAKSVEGEFRGIGRKGHASVQLARILQYLECPQYLRKSFFPKHQDLQFAGLLNPLDSPHHMRMDEESEYRDGVVLERPSKPKKGSFVNCGMRREVQIDRQLQAGLRVTVRQHKCENSESKVPKGTVVAPHVPRTESGLYWGYTVRLASCLSAVFTECPFKDGYDLSIGTSERGSNIDNATLPSFRHMLVVFGGLQGLEASVDADQNLNLTDPSVLFHHYLNTCPGQGSRTIRTEEAILITLSALRPKIDMATRRSTSS